From the genome of Pseudomonas cavernicola:
GCACCAGGGTCAGGGCGGCGATGCCACCCTTGGCGGCGGCGTAGTTGGACTGGCCGATGGAACCTTGCAAGCCGGCGCCGGAGCTGGTGTTGATGATCCGCGCGCGGACCTGGGCGCCGCCCTTGGCCTGCTCGCGCCAGTACTGGACAGCATGGCTGGCGATGCAGAAATGACCCTTGAGGTGCACCGACATCACCGCGTCCCAGTCCGCTTCAGTCAGGCTGGCGAACATGCGGTCGCGGCAGATGCCGGCGTTGTTCACCAGCACGTGCAGATCGCCGAAGCTCTCGACGGCCTGGCGCACTATCAGCGCGGCGTCATCGTAGCGGGTGATGTCGTTGCTGTTGGCAACTGCCTCGCCGCCTTGCGCGTGGATTTCAGCGACCACGACTTGCGCCGCTTCGAGGTTGATATCGTTGACCAGCACCTTCGCGCCTTCGGCGGCGAAGGCCAGCGCATAAGCCTTGCCCAGCCCGCCGCCGGCGCCGGTGATGATCACTACACGGTCTTTGCAAATTGCCATTGTTGTTCTCCGGGAATTCAGGGGTTGCATGGTTCGTTAATCCCCCCTCCCTTGCTTCATAAAAGAAAGGGAGAGGGGAGCAAAGCGGGGCTTGTTTATTGGGTCCCCGCCTGCGCGAGGACGACGGTGGTGGCGGAGAGTTTCCCTGCACCACGTCATTCCCGCGGAGGCGGGAATCCAAAGAACCGTAGGGTGGGCCTTGGCCCACCGTTCACGACCGCTGGTGGGCTGAAGCCCACCCTACCGCGCTTCAAAGCCGTTCGATGATGGTCACGTTGGCCTGCCCGCCGCCTTCGCACATGGTCTGCAGGCCGTAGCGGCCGCCACTGCGTTCCAGCTCGTGCAGCAAGCTGGTCATCAGGCGAGTACCGGTGGCGCCGAGCGGATGGCCGAGGGCGATGGCGCCGCCGTTGACGTTGGTCTGCTCGTGCGGATAGCCGGTCTCTTTCAGCCAGGCCATGGCCACCGAGGCGAAGGCTTCGTTGATCTCCACCCGGTCGATCTGATCCAGGCTCATGCCGGCGCGTTTGAGTGCGTAGGCGGTGGCCGGAATCGGCGCGGTAAGCATCCAGACCGGGTCTTCGGCGCGCACGCTGAGGTGTTGGATGCGCGCCCGCGGGGTCAGGCCGTAGCGCTTCAGTGCCGCCTCCGAGACGATCAACATAGCGCTGGCGGCGTCGCAGGTCTGGCTGGAGACTGCCGCGGTAACCCGGTCGCAGCCGAACAGGAAGTCCAGCTCGGCCATCTTCTCGAGGCTGGTCCGGCGCGGGGTTTCGTCATGCTGCACGCCGGCCAGCGGGACGATTTCGCGGGCGAAGCGGCCCTCCTCGATGGCGCGCAGGGCGCGGTTGTGGGACTCCAAGGCATAGGCTTCCAGCTCGGCACGGGACAGCCCCCACTTCTCGGCGATCATCTGCGCCGAGCGGAACTGGGTCGGCGGCTGCTTGCCGTACCGCTGTACCCAGCCTTCCGAGCCGGTGAAAGGATCGGTAAAGCCTAGCGGCTCGGCAGCGGTCATCGCCGAAGAGATCGGGATCTGCGTCATGGTCTGCACGCCACCGGCGATCACTACATCCTGGGTACCGCTCATCACCGCCTGCGCGGCGAAATGCACGGCCTGCTGCGAGGAACCGCACTGGCGGTCGATGGTGGTGCCCGGCACCTCCTGCGACAACCCGGCAGCCAGCCAGCTGGTACGGGCGATGTCGCCGGCCAGCGGACCGATGGTGTCGACGCAACCGAAGATCACGTCATCGTACTCGTGATCGGGAATGCCGTTGCGCTCGACCAGTGCGCGCAGCACGTGCGCACCCAGGTCGGCGGCGTGGATGTGGCTCAGGCCACCCTTGCGCCGACCGGTAGGGGTACGGACGGCGTCGACTATGTAGGCTTCGGGCATTTGGATACCTCGGTTGAAGATGGTTGAAGGCGATGCCCCTCTCCCCAGCCCTCTCCCGTAAAACGGGAGAGGGGGCTGTCCGTGCCTTCATAACATTCCGCACAGACCGCTTGTCTCCCCTCGCCCATTCATGGGAGAGGGGCCGGGGGAGAGGGTTAGAAGGTCTGGCCGGCACCCAGGCTGATATCCCCGTCGAACAACGCCGCCCGAATCCGCGCCTTGTGCTGGCCGCGGTCGCCCCAGACCTTGTCCAGGGCCCAGGCGCGTTTCATAAACAGTTGCAGGTCGACCTCCCAGGTGTAGCCCATGGCGCCATGGGTCTGGATGGCGTTCTTCGCCGCCAACAGCGCGGCCTCGGCGCAAACCAGCTTGGCGTGGGATACCTGCACATCCTGCCCCGGCAGACTGTGGGCGACCGCGTAGGCGGCGCGGTACAGCGGCCCCTTGGCGAACTCGATCTGCACCGCGACGTTGGCCATCAGGTGCTTGACCGCCTGGAAGGAGCCGACCGGCTTGCCGAACTGCTTGCGCTCGAAGCTGTAGTCCACCGCCAGATCGACCATGCGCTTGGCCAGGCCCAGCAACTGGGCAGCCGTGCCCAGAGCACCGCGATTGAAGGTCGCAGCCCACAGCATCCGGCCCTGCTCGGCTTCGGCGACGCAGGTGGCGGCACTCGGCGTCCAGTCGACACGAAACAGCTGCCGGCTGGGGTCGACCGACTCGTTACGGGTCAGGCTCACCACCGAACGCGGCACGGCGTGCACTTCGTCGCCGTGGGCCAGCAACAACAGGTCGGCGACCTGAGCGTCGGCCACCAGTTGATTGCCCGGCTGGCCCACCGCCAAGCGCGCTCGGCCCTCGGCCACCCGCGTCAGCCACTCGCTCTTGAGAGCCAGATGCGTATCGTCCAAGGCGGTGAGCAGCGGCACGCCGACCAACATGCTGTCCACTAGCGGTTCCGGCAGGCCGGCATAGCCGCACTCCTGGGCCAGCAGGACGAAGTCCAGCTCGTTCAGACCCAAGCCGCCGAAGGCTTCCGGCACGCTCAGGGCGGTCAGGCCCAGTTCGACCAATTGCGCCCAGAGCTCGTCGCTGCGGCCGCTGTCGGTTTGCCAGAGTTCGCGGATGCGCTCCGGGGTGACCTCGTTAGTCAGGAAGCTCCTGACGTTGGCCTGAAACAGCAGTTGATCCTGGCTAAAGCTAAAGTCCATCGTCTGGTCCTCAAGCGCGGGGCATGCCAAGCATGCGTTCGGCAATGATGTTGCGCTGAATCTCGTTGGTACCGGCGTAGATCGGCCCGGCCTGGGCGAACAGGAAACCGTCCAGCCAGTGACCGACCTCGCCTGCGTCAGGCGCCCCCGGCAGCAGTTCGGCGCGCACACCGAGAATGCTCATGGCGGTCTCGTGTATGCGCTGGTCCAGCTCGGACCAGAAGATCTTGTTGGTCGAGGACTCCGGGCCGATCTTGCCGCCCTGCACCAGGCTCGAGGCGGTCATATAGGTGGCCAGCGTGTAGGCCTCGGCATCCAGGTAGGCGCGCATCACCGCCTCGCCGATGGCCGGGTCGCGGTCGGCCTCCTCGCGGTTGGCCAGGTACAGCTCCACCAGACGGCGGGCGCTTTCCTGGAAGCGCGCCGGCGAGCGCAGCATCAGGCCGCGCTCGAAACCGGCGGTGGACATCGCCACATGCCAGCCCATGCCTTCGCCGCCGAGCACGTTCTGCACCGGCACCTCGACGTCGTCGAAGAAGATTTCGGCGAAACCCGGCAAGCCATTGAGCTGCGGGATCGGCCGCACCGTGATGCCCGGGCTGTCCAGCGGCAGCAAAATAAAAGTCAGACCGTTATGGCGGCTGGACTGCGGATCGGTACGGAAGATGCCGAACAGCCAGTCAGCCCAGACCGCGCGGGTCGACCAGGTCTTCTGGCCGTTGATGATGTACTTGTCGCCGACCCGCTCGGCCTTGGCGCGGATCGCCGCCATGTCGGAACCGGCGCCCGGCTCCGACCAGCCCTGGGCCCAGATGTCTTCGCCGGTGGCCATGCGCGGCAGGAAGCGCGCCTTCTGCTCCTCACTGCCGAACTCCATCAGGGTCGGGCCGAGCAGGAAGATGCCGTTCTGGTTGACCCGTGCCGGAGCCCCGGCGCGGTAATACTCTTCCTCGAAAATCAGCCACTCGATCAGATCGCAGCCGCGCCCGCCCAGCTCGGTCGGCCAGGTCACCATGCCCCAGCGGCCCTCATTGAGCTTGGCCTCCCAGGCGCGGTGCTGGCCGAAGCCGGCTTCGGTGTCGAAGGACAGCAGCGGCTCGCTCGGTACGTTGGCCGCCAGCCAGGCGCGCACCTCGGCGCGGAAGGCCTGCTGGCCCGGTGTATAGGTCAGTTCCATGGAGTGGTCTTCCTAGCCGTTGAAGTGGGCACTGCGTTTTTCCACGAAGGAATCGCGCGCCTCTTGAGAGTCCAGCGAGCGGTAGGCTTCGAGGGTGAAGCCCTGCTCCCAGCGGTATTTGTCTTCCAGGTTGCCGTCTTCGATGCCGTTCAGCGCCTCCTTGGCCAGAGCGATCATCGCCGGGCTCTTGGCAGCGATCTGACGAGCGATCTGCAGTGCCGCCTCGCGCAGGTCTTCGCGCTTGACCACCCGCTCCACTGCGCCCAGGCGGTAGGCCTCGGCGGCGTCGATCATCTCGCCGGTGAAGTACATGTGGCGCACCTTCTGCACCGGGAACAGGCGCTGCAGGTGCGCACCACCGCCCATCGCACCGCGGTCCACCTCGGGCACGCCGAAGCGTGCGCAGTCGGAGGCGACCAGAATGTCCGCCGCGCCGCAGAGGCCGATGCCGCCGCCGAGGACGAAGCCATGCACCGCGACTATCACCGGCTTGGGATTGCGGTGGATGGCCTTGAAGCTGTCGTAGTTGCCCTTGTTCACCGCGACTATCAGGTTGCCGTCGGCGGCCAGTTCCTTGATATCCACCCCGGCGCAGAAGCCGCGGCCCTCGGCGCGGATGACGATCACCCGCACGGCGGCGTCGCGGCCGAGGGCTTCGATTTCGCTGGCGATATCCGCCCAGCCCTGGCAGTTGAAGGCGTTCACCGGTGGCCGGTCGAACACCAGCTCGGCGATGCCGGTGTCGATGCTGACGCTAAAGGGTTTGTTCATTAGGTTGTCCTTTCAGGATGCTCGGCGGCACAGCTCGGCCAGGCGCGCTTCGGCTTCCCGGACTATCTGGCCAATCAATTCTTCGCAGCTCGGCAGGCTGTCTATGCTTGCGGCAATTTGCCCGGCGGGCAGCACGCCTTGGGCCGGCAGGCCCTCGACCATGGCCTTCTGGATCACCATCGGCGCATTGGCGGCCATGATGGTCTGGGCCGCCGTCAGCTCGCCGGCGCCGCGCATCTTCAGTGCGCTGCCGAGCAGCTGGGTCAGGCTCATGCCGCTGTGCTTGCGGTAGGCCAAGCCGCTCTTCAGCGCCAGCAGCAGGCGCTGCAGGCCACCCGACTGCTCCAGCTGGTTGAGCAGTTCGTTGCGGATCATCCGTTGCGGCATGCCGTCGATGGCGCGGCTGACGATGATCGCCGCCGGGTCGCGCACCGCCAGATAGCGCGCCAGCGTGGCGTGCGGCACCGGGCTGTCGGCGCTCATCAGAAAGCGCGTGCCCATGGCAATGCCTTCGGCGCCATAGGCCAGGGCCGAGACCAGCCCGCGCCCATCCTTGAAGCCGCCAGCGGCGACTACCGGCACCGAAACCGCGTCCACTACCTGCGCCAGCAGCAGCGAGGTGGGTACCGAGCCGGTATGCCCGCCGCCCTCGCCGCCTTGCACGGTGACCGCGTCGGCGCCCATCTCGACCGCCTTCAGCGCGTGCTTCAGGGCACCGACGGTGGGAATGCAGACCACTCCGGCGTCCTTCAGGCGGGCAATCATCTGCTTGCCCGGCGAGCGGCTGTAGCTGACCGCCTTGACCTTATGACGCAACACCAGCTCGACGATTTCGCCGGCGTTGGGCTGATACATGTGGAAGTTCACGCCGAACGGCTTATCGGTCAGGCGCCGGGTTTCGACAATCGCCGCCTCCATCCGCTCGGGTTCGATGGTGGCACCGGCGAGGAAGCCGAAGCCGCCGGCATTGCCGGTGGCCGCCACCAATTTAGGGTCGGCGACCCAGCCCATGGCAGTCTGGATGATCGGGTAGCGGCAGCCGAGCAGTTCGGTCAGGCGGGTATTCAGGGAGACCATCATCACGCCTCCGTCGCTTTGCGTTGTGAGCTGGCCATGGCCTTGGCGTCATAGCCGCCAAGCTTGTCGCCGGAAGTCAGCTCGTTGTGCACGTGGGCGAAGTGGTGCAGGCCGAACACCATGTCCATGGTGGCGCGCTTGCCCATCAGGTCCTCGGCGTTATTCACCGCCTGCTTGCTCAGTTGCAGGCCGAGGCGCGGCATTTGCGCGATGCGCCCGGCGACGTCCAGCGTCACGTCCTCCAGCACGTCGCGCGGCACCACCTTGTTGAGCATGCCCATCTGGTAGGCGCGTTCGGCCGACATGCGCTCGCCGAGGAAGAGGAACTCCTTGGCGATGCGCGGGTTCAGCTCGTGCACATGGGCGAAGTACTCCACCCCTGGAATGCCCATGCGCACCACCGGATCGGCGTAGTAGGAATCATCCGAGGCGACTATCAGGTCGCAGACCCAGGCCAGCATCAGGCCGCCGGCGATGCAGGCGCCCTGGACCATGGCGATGGTCGGCTTGGGCATCTCGCGCCAGCGCCGGCACATACCGAGGTAGACCTCCTGCTCACGGGCGTAGAGAAACTCGCCGCCGGGTTTGTTGACGTGGTCGTACCAGAGGCTGGCGCGCTCGAAGCTCTGGTTCACATCGCGCCCTGGGGTGCCGATGTCGTGGCCGGCGGAGAAGTGCTTGCCGGCGCCGCGTAGCACTATGACCTTCACCGCGTCGTCGTCGCAGGCGCGGCGGAAGGCGGCGTCCAGCGCATAGGTCATCCGCGAGTTCTGCGCGTTGTGGTACTCGGGGCGGTTCATGGTGACGAGGGCGATAGCGCCGCGCACCTCGTAGAGCACCACCTCGACCTCTTGATCGTTCTGCTCGCTCATTGACTGCTTCTCCGGCAAGGCGGGACTTCTTGTGGCCGTCAGCGCGGGCTGCGCTCACCCGGCGGGTTGTCTTTCAGTTGGTTGGCGCGCAGGTTGTGCGGATCCAACTGCTGGATCAGCATCAGTTGCTCCACGCTCGGCGCTGCGGTGGTCGGAATCGCGTTCGCGATATGCAGGGCGAAGCTGGTGTTGTCCTGTACCTCGGCCACAGTTACGCCCGGGTGCAGCGAGCGGATCCGCATCTGCCGCTGCGGGCCCTGGAAATCCAGCACGCAGAGGTCGGTGACGATCAGGCGGATGTCGATCTCCTCCAGCGACCAGCCGCGGGCCAGACGCGCCGGGTTGTAGCCGACCGAGGCGACCACATCGACCTCACCCTCGACGAACACCCGGCGGTTGTGGCTAGGCACTAGGAAGGAGTTGGCATGGCTGATGGAGTTGCCGGGAAAGCCGCGCACGCCGAGCATCTGCGCCTTGGGTTTGGCATAGTCGCCGATGCAGGAGATGTTGGCCTGACCGAAGCGGTCGATCTGGGTCGGGCCGACCAGGGCATGGCGCTTGCCGCCCCAAACGTTGTCGAAGATGCGCGAAAAGCCCATCCAGCTGTCGAACTTCGGTTTGTAGCCGTTACGCGCACCGAGCGGCACCGGCTCGGCGACCATAAAAGCCTCCGAGTCGGTCATCAGCAGCTCGGGGTTGGAGCTGAGCATACTCAGGGACGCGGCCAGACGCGGGATCACGCCGATGCCCGTGGCCAGTACCTCGCCGTCATCACGCCAGGCCTCTGAGGCGGCGCAGATCAAGAGTTCAGCCAGGCTGTAAGTCATTGCATTAGTAGTCATGTCGAGCCTCGCTTAGAAAACCGGCAGGGGTAGCTTGCGGATGGCAGCCAAGCCGCCGACCTTTTCCCGGTACTGCTCTTCCGTGCCGTTCAGGTACTGCTCGACATAGGCCTGCCAGCCACCCGGCTCCTGGGCCGAGGCGTTGTAGGCCTTGAAATGCGCGATATCGAAGCCATACAGCGGCGCGCAGGAGCTGGGGTGGGCACCGCCCGGCACATGCACCACGGCGCTGGTCTGGTTGCGCTCCCAGAACACCTGGCGCGCCTGCTCCGGGTTGCTGTGGAAATAGCTGCTGTCAACCAACTCGTCGCAGCTGACATAGGCCCGCTCCGCAGCGCGGACGAACAGGTCGTCCATGTAGTGGTCCGGCCCGCTGATCTGGCAAACGCCGCGCTGGTCCGCGCGGTCGACATGCACCAGCGCTGCGTCCAGCTTGAGCGCCGGCATGGCGACCCAGTCCTTGCCATCGGCATAGGGCGAGGCAATCAGCTTCAGCTCCGGATTGTGGGTCAGCACATCGGTGCCCAGGCCCACCGCGGTGGGGATAAAGGGTACCCGCATGGCTGCAGCCTTCAGCCCCAGCAGCAGCATGCCCTCGTCGATTTCCATCACCTCGATGGCGCCGTCCTGGCGAGCCTTGCGGAAGTAAGGTTCGAGCGGAATGAAGTCCAGCGAAACGAAGGCGAACACCAGCTTCTTGAGCTTGCCGGCCGCGCAGAGCATGCCGACATCGGCACCGCCGTAGGCGACCACCGTAAGGTCCTTGAGATCGGAACGGAGGATCTCGCGCACCAGCGCCATCGGCTTGCGCCGCGGGCCCCACCCACCGATCCCGATCGTCATGCCGTCGCGTAACTGGCCGACTATCTCGGCCGTGGTCAAACGCTTATCCATGCTCGACATCCTCACTGGCGACCAACGCTGAAGTCATGGCCCCAGTGGCTGACCACGGTGCTCTCGAATGGCGTGTGCTGGTTCCAGTCCACCACCAGGCCGTCGTAGCCATACTCCAAGTCGAAGCCGGACGGAGTCTTCATATAGAAGGAGACCATCTGGTCGTTAGTGTGCTGGCCGAGGGTGGCGGACAGCTTGACCCCGTGCGCCTGCATGCGGTCCAGCGCGCGGCCGACCTCGTCGAGGGCATTGACCTCGAGCATCATGTGCACGCAGCCGTGGGGCATCGGGCATTCGAAGATCGCCAGGGAATGGTGGCGGCCGTTATTGCAGTGCATGAAGTGGATGCGCTTCTCCGGCTCTGCCGGGTCCGGGGTGAAGCGCACCTTCATCAGATCGGACAGGCCAAAGCCCAGAACCCGCTCATAGAAGTCGCGGCAGCGCTCGAAGCTCGGCGCCGGCAACACCACATGACCCATGCCCAGCTCATTGGTGACGAACCCCTTGACGCCGACCGGCGAGACAAAGCGGGCGAAGTCTTGCAGCGGGCCCCAAAACAGCTCGTGGCGGTTGCCATCCGGGTCGCTGAAGCAGGCCAACTCCTGCACCTTGCGCACGCGAGCTTGCGCCGCGCTACCGCGCTGCACCGGCACATCGGCCTGCTCCAGCTCGGCGATCGCCTGCTCGAAGGCGGCCTTGCCGGCCACCTCCCAACCGCTGGCACCGTAGCCGTCCTGCTCGCCCTGCTCCACCAGAATGCGGTAGTGGCGCTCATCCATCTTCAGGTAGAGCACCGCATCCTCAAGCGGGCCGGCAGCGGCCATCATGCCCAGCACCTGCGTGCCGTATTCGCGCCAGCGGTTCAGATCGGTGGATAAGACGGTGACATAACCCAGACCACGGATATCCATGGGCGCTCTCCTCATTCCTGACAGGCCTTGGCCCACCCACGAAGCAAATGCCGGGGAGGCCCTATGGAGAGCGATTTAAGCGCCTTAGCGGGAGAGCAACATCGTCCGTTGGGACTAGCGGGAAAGGCCGGCCAGGGGCAGGGATTTACTACCGCACCCCGAATAAGCTCCAGGCGCGATCCGGGAGCTCAGGGCAGGTCAACTTGGATTGCGCCTGAGGCTTACCAGAGCACGGATGACACAGAAAGGCGTTCGGGAAGCCACAAAAACAACAAAGCCCCGAGTTACGGCAATGCTGTTCACTTAAGCATGCGTCTTCGCCTTCTATCCCCTCGCCCCTCTGGGGAGAGGGTTAGGGAGAGGGGTGCATGCCAAATGAATTCACTTTTGCCCGCTATTTACCCTCTCCCCCAGCCCCTCTCCCGTAAACGGGAGAGGGGAGCCCAGGCGCACGTTGCCTAAGTGAACAGCATTGCCGAGTTACGGGGCTTTGTGTTGAATAGATGACGGCCGGGGTGCAACCTCTGATGATCTAGCTGCCAGAAAGAAAAATTACAACCGATCACATCCTGGAAGCACCAAGCCAATTTGGCCAGCACGGGTAACCCAAAATTGCTGCGCCAGCCAAGCCATTCTCAATTCACTACCAGAAACGCCAAATCCCAGAAACAACAAAGCCCGGTCGTTGCCGAACCGGGCTAAGTCATTGAAAAATATGGTCGGGACGGAGTGATTCGAACACTCTACCCCTCGCACCCCATGCACGCAGTAAGTGTGCAGGCTCAATAACCACGCGGTCTATCTCGGGCGCTCGCTGCAACTTGATGCCCAGAGATGCTGATAAGTGTGTGAGAGAGTCACGCAAAAGTCACGCAGCCATAATTCCCCTCCTTGCCCGTCTTGGGCAACTCGCCCCTTCCTTTTATTGTTTGCCTCAGCCTTGCAATCAGGAGCTATCGTTTCTGCCTGAATGGTTGCAAGACGGCTGGTCAGGCGCTGAATGACTTCACCGCGAACTTGATCCTGCTCACTGCCGGAGCGAATTATCTTCGCGATGCCATAACCTGCAGCCCCGGCAAGCAATGCCGAGCCAATCACCCACTCAACAGGTGTCGTCGTCAAGAACACCCCGCCAAAAACACTGGCGAGCGTACTCGAACTAAGAATCGTAGTTGCGCCGGCAGCCCCCGCAAGAGACCCTGCCGCAGCTACACCCGCAGTAGCACCGCCAATAGCTGCAAGACGTTCACCAGCGACACCGACCTTATCCTTGGCGCTTAACTTTTCAATTGCCAGGCGAGTGTCCCGTTCAGCATCTGATGACTCTACTGAACTGCTGGACAAGGCAGCAGGTTTGCGCGGGTAGTTGGAGCGGGCAGTCACGTTGCGCATACGCCCCGACGTTCTTCTGCGGGCCGCTCTGGATGACGTAGCCGATATCCAGGTCGCGCTCCCAGTCCAGGCCTTCGTAGTCGAGCCCGGTGTTGACGTTGTGGCCCTTGATGAATGTGGTGGGGCGAAGGCTGCGCCGGGGCGGATGCACGCGGCGGCTCGGGATGTGCATCCACTTGGGGGATGCCCCAGAGCGGACTGGTGCGGCCGCTTCGGGGCGCTTCGGCCTACTGCTGGCCGAGCGGGTTCAGGCAGTTCTTGACGTCCCAGCCGTACAGCCACTGCATGGCGTCATAAAACTGTTCCTGAGTGCGGCCGACCCAGAGCTGATTACGAACCTGACGCTCAACGCCCTTGGCGTGGTAGAGGCGGCCCATTTCGCGGGCCGACCAGAGCACTCGCGCAGTGCGCGGAATACGGATCGACTCGTAGAGGCGGAAGGCTGCGGCGAGATCGTTGCCGCTGACCTTGATCGCTTCACCCAAGGTCACGGCGTCTTCCAGGGCCATGCAGGCGCCTTGTGCCAGGTACTGAGTCATCGGGTGCGCGGCATCGCCGAAATAGCGCTTTTCAAACTCTACCGGTGACAGCTGGTTGTTGAAGACATGCCAGCGTTTCGGGTTGTAGAACATCTCGATGTAATCAAACACATCACTGCGGGCATCCTGCCGAGTGCTGTAGATTTTCCGCTTGATCCGTTCCCGCTTCAGTAGCTGGAAGAAGCTCTCCGCCACCGCGTTGTCATGGCAGTTACCGCGTCAACTCATGCTGCCGATCAAGTTGTTGGCTTTCAGGAAGCTCTGCCAATCGGAGCTGCTGAACTGGCTGCCCTGGTCTGAGTGGATCATCACTTCCTGCTTCGGCTTACGGCGCCAGACCGCCATTAACAGTGCATCAATCGCCAGGTCGCTAGTCATCTGCGGCTTCATTGACCAGCCGATGACCTGGCGTGAGAACAGGTCGAGCACCACCGCCAAATACAACCAGCCTTCATAGGTTCGGATGTAGGTAATGTCCGTGACCCAGACCTTGTTGGGCTCCGTGACGTTGAAGCGGCGCTCCAAACGATTCGGTGAAGCCACTGGAGGCTTGCCACCATGACGGCCAGGGCGACGCCGATAACCCGTCTACGAACGCAGCCCTTCCAGGCGCATAAGCCGGGCAACCGGATTTCTGCCACGGGGTTCACCGATCTCACGCAGGTCGTCATGGATTTTGCGGTAACCATAGACGCCGCCGCTCTCCAGCCTGGAGTGTTTAATCAGGCCGAGCAGCCGCTGGTCATCCTTTGCTCGCGCTGACTTCGGCTCTGCCAGCCAGGCGTAGTAACCGCTGGCATGCACTGTCGATCACTTTTCAGACGAGTACATCGTTGATCTGCGGAGCTACATTGGTACTGATTCACGGGCGCCCGAGCGTGCTCAAGGCGTCGGCTGCTCCTTGACCTCGCTCCAACTGCTGTCCGGATCGAAGCGAGGCATGGCCTTCGCCAGCTCCGCGCTGTCCGGGCCCTGGTCCTTCTCGAACACCTCGCCTTCGTGACTGATCATAAAGCTCATCACGCCGCTGTCGCCGTACTTTGCTGGCCACGCGATCAGGGCGAAGCCACGGCTCATGTTGTCACCGAGTTTGTAGTTGTAAGCGCCGCCCGGTGCCGATGGACCCTGTGCATCGAGAATATGGTAGTGGTAGCCATGCCAGTCGCTACCGGGC
Proteins encoded in this window:
- a CDS encoding CoA transferase subunit A gives rise to the protein MDKRLTTAEIVGQLRDGMTIGIGGWGPRRKPMALVREILRSDLKDLTVVAYGGADVGMLCAAGKLKKLVFAFVSLDFIPLEPYFRKARQDGAIEVMEIDEGMLLLGLKAAAMRVPFIPTAVGLGTDVLTHNPELKLIASPYADGKDWVAMPALKLDAALVHVDRADQRGVCQISGPDHYMDDLFVRAAERAYVSCDELVDSSYFHSNPEQARQVFWERNQTSAVVHVPGGAHPSSCAPLYGFDIAHFKAYNASAQEPGGWQAYVEQYLNGTEEQYREKVGGLAAIRKLPLPVF
- a CDS encoding VOC family protein, translated to MDIRGLGYVTVLSTDLNRWREYGTQVLGMMAAAGPLEDAVLYLKMDERHYRILVEQGEQDGYGASGWEVAGKAAFEQAIAELEQADVPVQRGSAAQARVRKVQELACFSDPDGNRHELFWGPLQDFARFVSPVGVKGFVTNELGMGHVVLPAPSFERCRDFYERVLGFGLSDLMKVRFTPDPAEPEKRIHFMHCNNGRHHSLAIFECPMPHGCVHMMLEVNALDEVGRALDRMQAHGVKLSATLGQHTNDQMVSFYMKTPSGFDLEYGYDGLVVDWNQHTPFESTVVSHWGHDFSVGRQ